Genomic window (Enoplosus armatus isolate fEnoArm2 chromosome 16 unlocalized genomic scaffold, fEnoArm2.hap1 SUPER_16_unloc_4, whole genome shotgun sequence):
TTCCAAGTTTAGCATCCAAAGTACGTAATATTCCAAATattcaatataaataaatatttcttccACATTTAGCATCCAAAGTACTTAATGATccatatattaaatataaatcactaATGCTTCCAAGTTTAGCATCCAAAGTATGTAATATTccatatattaaatataaatcaatattGCTTCCAAGAAATATCCATTGCCTGTTGCTTTCCTTTATTTCAAGGTGGTTATTCTTGGGGTGATTCCATGGATTGTTCCGGGGCACCACAACCCAAATCtgaggaaacacaaactgtaagtAGAAATATTATTAGAAATACGTACACATATACGTACATAATAGCACAACGCTACAAGTGCTGTGAATTGCATTGCACTGCGACCACCTTTGATCCCAAAAATGGCCAGAAATGGACAGGGCTGACATATGCATTAGAGCTCTCCGGTGATGTTTGTCCTGTATCCCTCGCTGCTTCTGTTAAGGAGCTAGAGGGTTGTGCTGTAGGAGGCATCACATATGCAATGTGCCATGGCAGTTTTTCACAGGCAAAGTCCTGCAGGGCAGGGCAGGTCGTTTGATGACACCAGGCGGGGCAAATGATAACCTCTGATAGTCCTCAATGTGTTGAACCCAATGGTGCCCACACTGTCTCCCCTCCTTGAGGATTTGAGGAGTTATGCAGCCACAAATACATTCCAAATTCTCATCTATTGTAAAGGCCATAGATTAGAATTTGGAATATTTCCAGATTTTAATCTATTAAATGGAGGCAGTTCCCGTGATCCTTTAGCATGACACAGAGGTCATAGGTCAGTGTCAGCCATATTGATTTAATCTCCATGAAAGCTGCATCAGCATTTAtagatgtgtgtatatatatatatatatatatatatatatatatacacatacattgtactgttgtgtatgactatatatgtattgcactgaaatgtttaaagaataaataatagtgaggtagtatgtgtCAAAGCAggaatcagtctgtttcttctgagtgtctgacacttgaacagtttgatggccacaggcaggaatgatttcctgtggcgctctgttgtacatttgggaggaatgagtctcccactgaaggtgctcttttgcctgaccagtatgtcatggagaggatgtgagacattgtccaagttGACCCctagcttggacagcatcctcctctctgacaccaccgtcagagagtccagatccacccccacaacgtcactggccttgcggatcagtttattgagtctgttggtgtccgccaccctcagcctgctgccaaACAGTTAAACAGTTACAATTCCAAATTTTAACACTGTTTTTCGTTCTAAATTTTGACTTTTGACctatgtcagaatcagaaactgtttattgccaagtaacatacattacaaggaatttgctgtggtctgaaggtgctattgattcgataacaaataagtagaatataaaaagtaaaataaaatagaataaaaataaaagataaaaacaagataaataacaaacagtgcagataacaaacagtgcagttttgaccagaataaagtaaagtaaagtgtccagataaagtgtccagtagggggtgggtgcgttaatgtaacgcaggggggacgggggtgatgtacgttaatataacgtatagcttgtgtttgtgttctgggggggggggggggggggggggggtgtcagtgtgagtttgtcaggttgactgcagaggggaagaaactgtttttgtggcgggaggttttggtcctgatggaccgcagcctcctgccagaggggagggggtcgaacagatggtgtccggggtgggaggggtcggcagcgatcttccctgctctcctcagggtcctggaggagaacaggtcctgaagagacgggaggttgcagccaatcaccctctctgcagagcggatgatacgctgcagtctgcgtctgtccttggtggaggcagcagcgtaccagacggtgatggaggaggtgaggatggactctatgatggcagtgtagaagtgaaccagcattttttgtggcaggttaaacttcctcagctgcctcaggaagtacatcctctgttgggctttcttgatgagggagctgatgttcagctcccaccggaggtcctggctgatgatggagcccagcagtcttgctgtgaaccagggtttgtcgttgttataactcaccctggtccgagttggtacgcagcagtcctcacagaagctgatatatgaagtcacagcctctgtgtactcatccagactgttggtagcagtcctgaaaacatcccagtcagtacagtccaaacacgccttcaggtcctctgcagcttcactggtccacttcttcgatgTTCTCGCAACAGGCTtggaaagttttaatttctgtctgtatgcaggaatcaggtggaccatgtcgtggtcagagtgtcccagtgcagcgcgggtgacggcgtgaaaagcgttactgactgtggtgtaacagtgatccagagtgttcccctccctggtggggcatttaataaactgtttgtatttggggagttcgtgtctgagattacctttgttaaagtcaccgaggacaataactacggagtccgggttggtccgctccgtttccagtatctggtcggcgagtgcgcgctgtgcgtcctgcacgttggcctccggtggaatgtaaacaccgaccagaatgaatgaagcgaactcacggggggagtagtaaggtttacagtttataaaaaaagtttccagggaaggagagcaatgccgtcggatcactgtcacgtcgttacaccagctgctgttaatgtagaaacaaatacctccaccctttgtcttgccggagaggtgcgcgtcgcggtccgctcggagaagctggaatccgtccagctgcagcgccgcgtcgggagttctttcccccagccatgtctccgtgaacacaaaacagcagatgaataaaagtccttgtttctcctcatcagcagctggagttcgtccatcttattccccagtgagcgcacgttagagagaaatattccgggtagcggtgtgcgttgtcctcgccggcgaagacgcacgagcgcaccggcacgtttccctctacgtcggcgttgagctgcaaaggtgagagcacctttgaccagaatgtcccataaaacagttaaaggtgcgagaaattcgggaaacaaatccactggagatgttcccctgatgttcatgagctcttctctggtgaaagagctccgtgaaccaaaacaaaaaacactgtttacaaacaaaacaaggcaaaacaatgcgctccaacagaccgaggcagccatccgcggcgccatcttgcAATATACTTCTACTGCCTCAAAGTAATTTAAAGCTCATTACAGTCAGATCTTAATCATCACAAAGAAATCCAGTTTATTAGGCCGAGGCCTATCCATGCTTCCATGGAGATTTTTATCCACAGATGAGATATTTGTTTTCCAACACACCTCTCTATGTTCCACCTGCTAATAATGTTCTTCCTAGTTGATTTactttttacatatatattctgCCACCATAAAACCAAATTTTTACTGTCGTCCCTCCTTTTCCACATTCAGTTTATGTCAGTGATggtattaaaaaaagagagagagcaatgacAGACAATGCTGTGCAGTTTTGCAATTAATTTGAcagacaataaaatgtattaacaaaTCTAGCAATATACACTGCACAAGTGGTGGATACTGCAGAGCATTGATTAACTAAGTGGGTTTTCACAAGTCAGTCACAAGCAGATGACTCACACCACGAAAGAATGTTACCTGCTATTTCATGTTGCACAAATTAGCCTGTTTATTAATTCCTTGTATTGATCATCCTATTTCCTAATTACTGTTTGAATGTCTACTTTTCCCTtcagagtgaaagtgagagatTAGAAAACctagaaaaagtatttttggtgCTGAGTTTTATAGATGCACTGTGTTTCAGAAATAGCTTTCAATAACTGTAGTTGCAAGTAAAGGAAGGCATTGATTCACTAATAAGAGGCAACATaaaaaggtttgtttattttctcactgcAAATTTTGCTTATTTTGCATGTAAAAGGACCCCACCAATGGTTACTACACTGTCAACACCTTCAACGAGCACCACGCCACTCCCACCATGTCCCTGGCCCCCAGCCAGACACCCGACGCAGTCCGAAGCCCACCTGCTGGAACTATGACTATCGGCAAGCAGCGTGTGCCCACCGGCATGTCCTTCACCAACATCTACAACACACTAGGAGCCGGTCCAAACCGCCTGTACGACTATAGCCAGCGCTTCGTCCTGGGCATGGGCAGCAGCTCCATTGAACTATGCGAGCGAGAGTTTCAGCGTAGCTCACTCAGCGACTCTAGCTCCTTCATCGACACgcagtgtgacagcagcatcagcagctaCAGCAAGCAGGACACCTACGTGCAGTTTGACAAGGACAGCAAGACCTCAGCCTCATCCTCTTCCCACTATTCTCAGTCCTCCTCCCAGAACTCAGACCTCACAAGGCCTCTGCAGAAACGCATGCAGACCCACGTCTAACAGCTTGTGGGACCTTGACTGGTGTAACGAGGAGGAAAGGGATGTTCCAAAGAGCCATCTTACCTACACAGATGAGATCATTTTTCAGTGCTTCATTGGTATTCCAACAGAGGGACATAACATGGTTTGTAAATGCCAACTTTTGAAGCTATACACTACTAAAGACTTCTTAATCATGAGCCAACTTCAAAAAAAGAAttgacataaaagaaaaaaaattaaaatctctGAACGTTGTGAGCTCAGCTGCCCCTCTGTCATTCAGAGCACTGAGGGCAttgttaaaataagaaaatggctTTTCTCGTGAGCACCTTATGCGAGCTGGCACAGCAGCACGCTCTGTACATCAGTTACCAGAACACCTTGGTGACTTTTAATGCTAGTTGCATTAGAAATGGGTTTATCTTTTGTATCATGTGCTGTACATTGTTTTggctctttgttgtttttcggAGAATTGTGAGAATTTCTTTTCTAGTGAATGCTTTGCGAAGGATCTTTCCTCATGAACTGATCACAGAATGCATGGAGAAGTGGATGTGCCATCTTGAGCAATACACTCAAAGGCAATTTTCAGATGCTTTTGTTCAGTCACCTGCTGCTTACGGAAGgtatctttttcctttttcctcctgaAAGGACCTTATGATGTTTACAAGTGTGGCGCAAGGGTATTGAGATCTGTACTTTTCCCATTTAATGTGAGACActttcagcttgtgtgtgtactgtatctcTGGGGGGCACTTTGTAGCTGCCAGAGCAGGTTTCTAATTTCCATATTTGGCTGATATCATGTTGTTTACACTAGAGCTCTGTAAAACCCAGCattttgtttactgtaattTGACTACTGAATGACAGTATAGATGAAGTGAAATTATTGCAGTTTGATATTTCTGATCTTCTGGGGACTTTGATGCCCACTGTTTTAAGTGAGCAAGAATGTTAGAGCTCGAGACAAAATGCTATCATGAAGTCTGACAATTAGACTGCTGCACTCAAGAAGAATGTCTAAAAAAGGATGAGCTACATGTACTACCACAATTTTCTGTTTGAGTACTTTTATGAGGAAATTAAAATAAGCCTATCTATGTGAGTGCCTGGGGTGGTTTAATAGGCAATCAGTCAAAGCAGCCACACATTAAAATCATGCTGTAATATGGATCCAAAGGGCAATCAGCCAATACAAGCATGATACAGCTGAGGAACACAAATAATAAGGTTAAAAATTGTCAGGAAGGGATGTGAATAGAGTGAAGAAAGCACAAAGTGGTACATTGCATCGCAACTCATGTTCTACAAATGAATATAACTGAATAGCATGGGTTGATGTACTGCCATAACTAAGCACTTACAGATGTATTAGGCTCACTCTTACTGTGTATTAAAATGAATCTCATCACTGTTATGTTTAGCAATGCTACCTTATATTTGGGGATTTCTGTTGTGACCATACATTActgtacagaaagaaagatgttgtgttgtgtgtgtttttattaaagaaaactACAATATATGTCAATGCTACTTGATTGGAGGCATTTTTGTTCTCtaactacaaacacaaacccacacatttGTAATGATATCTCTATTTGTTGAAGAAGTAAAGTGGGCCAACTCAGACTAGATCTTGCCCTTCAGATGCAGAGAAGAATGAATGTCCTCTACCATCGACTAGTTTGTTCAAACAtgtgtgtcaaaatgtacacacatttttgtaaaaataattCCCAATCACAGTTACTATGTTATATGTTATTAGtaaattagttgattgacagaaactcaaacaacattttttataacTGAGTAAAAGTTTAAGTTTATCAACTGGCAGTCAACTTCTCTAAAGGGGGTTTCTTTTCTTGTTGGCTGGAGGAAAAcctcaaaaaatgaaaaaaaaaacactattaacCTGAGGTGGTAATGGCACAAAATGATAAAGGTCAAAAGAAATAGCTCTTCAGTTTAACCCTGATATTTCTTGAGCCTAAGGTAAGGACCAGCCTGATGACGAGAGATCAGTCAGGCTCTAACAATTGTGCCAAAGGCGGAGTTTTTCACACTCAAACTCTATTCCTTTGTCTAAAATTTTGATATTGCTGTTTGTTTCGCGGctggcatggtggcacagtggttagcaccaTCGCACAGAAGGTAGAGCAGGTAAAGCAAGTTGGGGGTTCAATCCTCGGCTCccccccatcatgtcgaagtgtcaGAAAGTTAATACTTCAGTTGATCACACAATGCAGTATAATAAACTACACTTTGACTCATTTATAATTGCATCCTTAGTAGATCTCTATCTACTAAGGATGCAATTATAAATGAGTCAGTAGATGGCACTGTGGCCATATGGTACACAATGTATTAAACTGAATTAAGATTTAATTTGTCTTATTCGTTGTACAGAAACCGCAAGGGTGAAAGCCTTTGTTTACAATGCAACTCAAACCTTTAGTTTCCACCATCTGGGGACTTATCTTTTTTTACCAGACATGCTTTGTGAGTTTTCATCTTGGATCCTGAGGATCAGGAGGTGGAGCTtccctgtgtttctctgccagCTTCCTGCATGTGAGACCCACAAAGCATGTGAatgcatatacagtaatacACAGGACATGACAATAAAAGACATTGACATGTAATTCTGCATGGTTGTTTTATCATTGCTGAAATTGCTGTTGTTTAAATTCTACCTTGTAGTTAGATTATACTGAGCTTGGCTTTCATGTTTCATCGCACATCAACATCTCAAAGAAAATGCCTACAATATCGTGCCTTGAAGGGAATTCTGGGAGGATATACTTAGTTGGCAATAATACTACTACACCTGCATAACTGTTGTTGATTCCCTCAGGATTCCTCAGGGAGAACTAAAGAGTATAATGTCACTAAAATTTTCCTCTAAATGTTCTACACTTCAGTTGTTTGGCACAAAGTCCATGTAACTTTTGGTCATTTTCCTTTCAGAAAcgggtattaaaaaaaaaaaaagatggggtCTGAATTTAGTTTATTGCGGCCatcaaaaatggaaaataacagCTTTCTTGTTTTCATCTTGAAATGGGTAATCTACCTAAGCTGCACCTAAAAGGTGGGATTGGCAAAAGGCACAAAAGGGCTGCTCTCCCGACCTAAATTCTGTGAGTTTTCTGCTGGGCAGCCTCAACATCTCCTCATGGCCTCCACACCtttgtaatttacttttttttcactcatgCACATACTTTAATTTATCCACACCACTGACTCCTTCCATATCTCCACTCCTCATCTTCTTattaattaaatacataaatttGAAACTTTTGTGTGGTGCCCCTCTTGTTGCAAGCCTGAGCCAAGATTATTGTGACAACATTAAAGATGTAATTGACATCTGGTACATTAGGATTACACCACTGTCTAAAACAAAAGGTAAATGTTGTTTCTTATATACAGTGCTCTTCTACcttaacagttcccaaagcgctttacagatcaggtcacattcacccattcactgaCACATCGATGGGGACCGAGCTGCCATACAAGGCACCCCGATgctctccatcgggagcaacttaagCAGCAAGCAGGTTCAGTGtcatgctcaaggacacttcgacatgacggctctatctgctctacctcctgtgcaGCAGTTGTTGCCAACAACTGACATTAATGTCAATATGCTCTACGCCCGTCCCGTGTTATTGCCTCTCCACAGGCACAAATGACAATCTtcacaatattaataattaattcacTGACAAAGACCAATCCAATAAAGATGTGGATTTAGAATAGTTTATTTCACattatgaagaagaagaagggaatgGATAATACTTCTGTGGGATGTGTTCGAGGCACAAGGCAAGGGAAATGTAAAGGGAAACCTTTAATTTCCATTAATAGACATTAATGGTGATAACTGAGGCCCTTCAACTTGCTGCACTTGCACTATCTTCAATTCAATGACAGACGTTTTCTCAGGGCAGTTTTAGAGTAGATCTAGACCGTACCCTTTATTTACAGATGTGTAGATATGtacattatttacagagacccaataGTTCcaaccatgagcaagcacttggtgACAGTGGCACAGAAAAActttttaacaggcagaaaccttgaacagaaccaggctgtggtgggcggtcatctgcc
Coding sequences:
- the LOC139307145 gene encoding kin of IRRE-like protein 3, whose amino-acid sequence is MDCSGAPQPKSEETQTDPTNGYYTVNTFNEHHATPTMSLAPSQTPDAVRSPPAGTMTIGKQRVPTGMSFTNIYNTLGAGPNRLYDYSQRFVLGMGSSSIELCEREFQRSSLSDSSSFIDTQCDSSISSYSKQDTYVQFDKDSKTSASSSSHYSQSSSQNSDLTRPLQKRMQTHV